The Litchfieldia alkalitelluris genome has a window encoding:
- a CDS encoding cupin domain-containing protein, whose product MDIQNAQYYIEKLGLTPHPEGGFFKSTYESTHLITNLAGVKEGKERKLYTSIYFLLRSEDISHLHRLKSDELWYYHGGSSLTVHVIDENGEYQELKLGLNLDKGEIPQVLVPKNTIFGSSVMEKDTFSLVGCMVAPGFDFEDFELFSQKELMVEYPEHEKVIRKMAISVE is encoded by the coding sequence ATGGATATACAAAATGCGCAATATTATATAGAAAAATTAGGACTAACACCCCACCCAGAGGGCGGTTTTTTCAAAAGTACATATGAATCAACTCATTTGATAACAAACCTTGCAGGGGTAAAAGAAGGAAAAGAACGGAAGCTTTATACAAGTATATATTTTCTTCTTAGATCTGAAGATATCTCACATCTACACCGGCTAAAGTCAGATGAGCTTTGGTATTATCATGGAGGAAGCTCTTTAACAGTTCATGTGATAGATGAAAATGGAGAGTATCAAGAACTTAAATTAGGATTAAATCTAGATAAAGGTGAGATTCCACAGGTTTTAGTGCCCAAAAATACGATCTTTGGATCGTCAGTTATGGAAAAAGATACATTCTCATTGGTAGGTTGTATGGTGGCCCCTGGTTTTGATTTCGAGGATTTTGAATTATTTAGTCAGAAAGAGTTAATGGTTGAGTATCCAGAGCATGAAAAAGTGATAAGAAAAATGGCGATTTCTGTAGAATAA
- a CDS encoding Na-translocating system protein MpsC family protein: MKNVYSPYQEDLLQLSSTFSKMLKQKFGKGPETCFITFHSNRLAIHVKNYMTPAEEALIEDNKELLAYNFRYAVMETVLGDFKVEAYNRLGITFDTYYNDWNYEHNSGILLLEPKNSMNWIETKADHLLKERLIDQISKISSFIHKVPEKVELIKINHNMFAVQCKGAITKIESVLYRKGQVDLLQEHARDVKNNYLNHREDFQSVFGRPIEGFYMTWDYPNNHCYLFFHLK; this comes from the coding sequence ATGAAAAATGTTTATAGCCCTTACCAAGAGGACCTCCTACAATTAAGTAGTACTTTTAGCAAAATGCTAAAACAAAAATTTGGGAAAGGTCCAGAAACCTGTTTTATTACTTTTCATTCTAATAGGTTAGCCATACATGTGAAAAACTATATGACCCCTGCTGAAGAGGCTCTGATAGAAGACAATAAAGAGCTATTAGCATATAACTTTCGGTATGCTGTCATGGAAACGGTTTTGGGTGATTTTAAGGTTGAGGCATATAATAGGCTAGGAATCACATTTGATACATATTATAATGACTGGAATTATGAACATAATTCAGGCATCTTACTACTAGAGCCTAAAAATTCAATGAATTGGATAGAGACAAAAGCAGACCATCTTCTGAAAGAAAGATTAATAGATCAAATCTCTAAGATTAGTTCGTTTATCCATAAGGTCCCTGAAAAAGTGGAGTTAATAAAGATAAATCATAATATGTTTGCAGTGCAATGTAAGGGAGCAATTACTAAAATAGAAAGTGTATTATACAGAAAAGGACAAGTAGACTTACTGCAAGAGCATGCAAGAGATGTAAAGAATAATTATCTTAATCATAGGGAAGATTTTCAATCTGTTTTTGGAAGACCAATAGAAGGATTTTATATGACATGGGACTACCCAAATAATCATTGCTATCTCTTTTTTCATTTAAAGTAA
- a CDS encoding glycoside hydrolase family 43 protein, translated as MENITKPNKPIVNHIYTADPSAHVFEGKLYIYPSHDLDHNGPSNDNGDQYAMEDYHVLSMDNFNSPCIDHGEVLHLRDIPWAKQQLWAPDAAYKNNTYYLFFPARDKDNIFRIGVATSTKPEGPFTPQDSYIPGSFSIDPAVLVDEDQKAYMYYGGLWGGQLEKWQTGTFVPDAEGPAENEPALGPIIAELSEDMLTFKEKPQEISIVDEDGNPILAGDEERRFFEGAWVHKYNGNYYLSYSTGTTHSIVYAISEKPEGPYIYKGKILTPVLGWTTHHSIVEFNDKWYLFYHDCSLSGGVNHKRSVKYSELKYNEDGTIQTIEYK; from the coding sequence ATGGAAAACATCACAAAACCTAATAAACCTATAGTAAACCATATTTATACAGCAGATCCTTCTGCACATGTATTTGAAGGAAAACTATATATTTACCCATCACATGATTTGGATCATAACGGCCCTTCGAATGATAATGGTGACCAATATGCAATGGAAGATTATCATGTCCTTTCGATGGATAATTTCAACTCACCTTGTATCGACCATGGCGAAGTACTTCATCTACGCGATATCCCATGGGCAAAGCAACAACTGTGGGCACCTGATGCTGCTTATAAAAACAATACCTATTACTTATTTTTTCCAGCAAGAGACAAAGATAATATTTTTCGAATTGGTGTAGCTACTAGCACAAAACCTGAAGGTCCATTCACACCACAAGATAGCTATATTCCTGGCAGCTTTAGTATTGATCCAGCAGTTTTAGTTGATGAAGATCAAAAGGCATATATGTACTATGGCGGTCTTTGGGGTGGTCAATTGGAGAAATGGCAAACTGGTACGTTCGTTCCAGATGCTGAAGGGCCAGCTGAAAATGAGCCTGCATTAGGACCAATAATCGCTGAATTAAGTGAAGATATGTTAACGTTTAAAGAAAAACCACAAGAAATTTCTATTGTTGATGAAGATGGAAATCCAATTCTTGCTGGTGATGAGGAAAGAAGATTTTTTGAAGGTGCATGGGTCCATAAGTATAATGGCAATTATTATCTATCATATTCAACTGGGACAACTCATTCGATTGTCTACGCGATTAGTGAAAAGCCAGAAGGTCCATACATTTACAAAGGTAAAATTCTCACTCCAGTACTAGGTTGGACGACTCACCATTCAATTGTTGAATTTAACGATAAATGGTATTTATTCTATCATGACTGCTCACTATCTGGTGGTGTTAATCATAAGCGTAGCGTGAAATACAGTGAACTTAAATATAATGAAGATGGTACGATTCAAACGATTGAATATAAATAA
- a CDS encoding flavin-containing monooxygenase, translating to MSIEALNARVQTDLSYLAFGGADWVRPLSHPEGHVYDVIIIGGGQSGLGTAFGLLRERISNILVIDENSEGLEGPWETYARMVTLRTPKHLTSIDLGIPSLTFRSWWEAQFGAKSWENINKIPRGDWMNYLRWYRKVLNLPVMNEVKLKLVEPLAEGVHCLHIDGPGAPSKKLLARKVILATGIQGGGEWHVPSFISEKLPRQLYAHTSKAIDFEQLKGKKVAILGGGASAFDNANFALSEGVAEAHVFIRRKEMPRINPIRQMEVSGMIERYHSLSDADKYAAMAHFFKHNQPPTNDTFERASSWPGFNLHLGAPWLDVEATDEGAMVTTPQGTFIFDFLIISTGLLTDPALRPELKLVEQHIARWEDHYQAPEELANPVLDAHPYLSPGFSFISRDHEGKKSLHGLFAFNYSALISCGISASALSGMKFSIPKLVSAVADQLFLDDRDEVLSSFFNYDEVEFVADLSKEQIIK from the coding sequence ATGAGTATAGAGGCTTTAAATGCACGAGTACAAACGGATCTTTCTTATCTTGCCTTTGGAGGTGCAGACTGGGTTCGTCCGCTTAGTCACCCTGAGGGTCATGTCTATGATGTTATTATTATTGGCGGCGGTCAAAGTGGCCTTGGAACTGCTTTTGGCCTTTTACGTGAACGGATATCAAATATTCTCGTTATCGATGAAAATAGCGAAGGCTTAGAAGGACCTTGGGAAACTTATGCACGAATGGTAACATTACGAACGCCTAAACATTTGACCTCTATTGACTTAGGTATTCCCTCTCTTACCTTCAGATCATGGTGGGAAGCACAATTTGGAGCAAAGAGTTGGGAAAATATTAATAAGATTCCTCGAGGGGATTGGATGAATTATTTGCGTTGGTATCGTAAGGTTCTTAACCTTCCTGTAATGAATGAGGTCAAATTGAAGCTTGTTGAACCTTTGGCAGAAGGAGTTCACTGCCTCCATATTGATGGGCCAGGTGCACCATCAAAGAAGTTACTAGCTAGAAAAGTCATTCTTGCCACCGGAATCCAAGGAGGAGGAGAATGGCATGTCCCTTCTTTCATATCTGAAAAACTACCACGACAACTTTATGCACACACATCTAAAGCAATAGATTTTGAGCAGTTAAAAGGAAAGAAGGTTGCCATTTTAGGTGGAGGCGCTTCAGCCTTTGACAACGCCAACTTCGCACTTTCTGAGGGAGTAGCTGAGGCCCATGTGTTTATTCGCCGGAAGGAAATGCCGAGAATTAATCCGATCCGACAGATGGAAGTTTCAGGCATGATTGAACGTTATCACTCATTATCTGATGCTGATAAATACGCTGCTATGGCTCATTTCTTTAAGCATAATCAACCTCCAACAAACGATACTTTTGAGCGTGCGAGCTCTTGGCCTGGTTTTAACTTGCACCTTGGGGCACCATGGCTTGATGTAGAAGCCACAGATGAAGGCGCAATGGTCACAACCCCTCAAGGGACGTTTATATTTGATTTTTTAATTATTAGTACCGGTCTTCTAACTGATCCTGCCCTACGACCAGAATTAAAGCTTGTAGAACAACATATTGCTCGCTGGGAGGATCATTATCAAGCACCTGAAGAACTCGCTAATCCTGTTCTTGATGCACATCCATATCTTAGTCCGGGCTTCTCATTTATAAGTCGAGATCATGAAGGAAAAAAGAGTTTACATGGTCTTTTTGCTTTTAATTATTCTGCATTGATTAGCTGTGGGATCTCAGCTTCTGCGCTTTCTGGTATGAAATTTAGTATACCAAAACTAGTTTCAGCCGTTGCTGATCAACTTTTCCTTGATGACCGAGATGAGGTTTTGAGTAGCTTCTTTAACTATGATGAAGTTGAATTTGTTGCGGACTTATCAAAAGAGCAAATCATTAAGTAG
- a CDS encoding ATP-binding protein gives MDIFKDLVLNLFFIFICYSIFLYLEEKNRRIKEGNNKLNLIVFTSIAVILCITFPIHINEEVIFDLRLIPIVIASLYGGMPAILTLLFVNIGYRFLLGGDGVYATIIIATFTSLLTALIYPLFLNLAHRNRIMLSGMVGLVASGTGIITVEWLFKLDLSQLLIIGLILLHTCGLLFFVMIFEWITKYRDFHERLIRSEKMEVVSYLASSFSHEVRNPMTTVRGFLQLIKHSDIDKQKLDSYINIAISEIDRAESIITEYLLFTKPNSNELHMIKGETVLLNSIEVIRPLASANCVDIRYNSFPFLIKGNKQRLQQALINVFKNAIEAMSNGGTLFIDVRSTSRTVEIVIRDTGEGMTKEQIRRLGEPYFSTKGDKGTGLGMMVVYNIVESIGGSIKVNSHLGKGTEFIISFPQSHLREVGTKPSTSSLNL, from the coding sequence ATGGATATTTTTAAGGACTTGGTGCTTAATCTCTTTTTTATCTTTATTTGTTATTCTATCTTTTTATATTTAGAAGAAAAAAATCGACGAATAAAAGAAGGTAATAACAAGCTTAATTTGATCGTATTTACGTCGATTGCTGTGATTTTATGTATAACATTTCCGATACATATCAATGAAGAAGTCATTTTTGACTTAAGGTTAATCCCGATTGTCATTGCTAGTTTGTATGGTGGTATGCCAGCTATTCTCACTCTTTTGTTTGTTAACATTGGTTATCGATTTTTACTCGGGGGAGATGGAGTTTATGCTACGATCATCATTGCAACGTTTACGAGTTTGCTAACGGCTCTGATTTACCCTCTTTTTCTTAATCTGGCTCACCGGAATAGAATTATGTTAAGTGGAATGGTAGGTCTCGTAGCCTCTGGTACAGGAATCATTACTGTAGAATGGCTATTTAAGCTAGACTTAAGCCAGCTCTTAATCATAGGATTAATTCTCCTGCATACTTGTGGGCTTCTCTTTTTTGTCATGATCTTTGAATGGATTACAAAATACAGAGATTTTCATGAACGTTTAATCCGGTCTGAAAAGATGGAAGTTGTAAGCTATTTAGCATCTAGCTTTTCACATGAAGTGAGAAACCCAATGACGACTGTAAGAGGATTTCTTCAGTTAATAAAGCATTCGGATATAGATAAACAAAAATTGGATAGCTATATAAATATAGCAATTAGTGAGATTGATCGGGCTGAATCAATTATTACTGAATATCTTTTATTCACTAAGCCTAATTCGAATGAGTTACATATGATAAAGGGTGAAACCGTTCTACTTAATTCAATTGAAGTGATTAGGCCGCTAGCAAGTGCAAACTGTGTAGATATCAGGTACAACTCCTTTCCATTTTTAATAAAAGGAAATAAACAAAGGCTACAACAGGCATTAATTAATGTCTTTAAAAATGCGATTGAGGCAATGAGCAACGGAGGAACTTTATTTATTGATGTAAGATCTACGTCGAGAACTGTAGAAATAGTGATTAGAGATACAGGTGAGGGAATGACTAAGGAGCAAATTCGTAGATTAGGTGAACCTTATTTTTCAACGAAAGGAGATAAGGGGACTGGGCTAGGAATGATGGTTGTTTATAATATTGTAGAATCAATAGGTGGATCTATCAAAGTAAATAGTCATTTGGGGAAAGGCACGGAGTTTATTATCAGCTTCCCCCAAAGCCATTTAAGAGAAGTAGGAACGAAGCCATCAACGAGTAGTTTGAATCTATAA
- a CDS encoding cell wall hydrolase, translated as MVRVKYTDKDVDIMARMMRAEAEGEGQQGMLMVGNVIVNRLKADCLDFKDLKSINDVIYQVQGGNYSFEAVQKGNVFYNRARGVEKKLAKRTLDYWREHPSKYALWYFNPYAECPPTWYGQPISGQYKQHCYYEPVANTCEGAYRY; from the coding sequence ATGGTAAGAGTAAAATATACAGACAAAGACGTTGATATAATGGCAAGGATGATGAGGGCAGAGGCTGAAGGTGAAGGACAACAGGGAATGCTAATGGTTGGAAATGTAATTGTAAACCGACTTAAAGCAGATTGTTTAGACTTTAAAGACTTAAAATCAATTAACGATGTTATATATCAAGTACAAGGAGGAAATTATTCTTTCGAAGCAGTTCAAAAGGGTAATGTTTTTTATAACAGAGCAAGAGGTGTAGAAAAAAAATTAGCTAAACGCACCTTAGACTATTGGAGGGAACATCCGTCTAAATACGCACTTTGGTATTTTAACCCGTATGCAGAATGCCCACCTACATGGTATGGTCAGCCTATCTCAGGACAATATAAACAACACTGTTATTACGAACCAGTAGCCAATACATGCGAAGGTGCGTATAGATATTAA